A single region of the Nocardioides sp. W7 genome encodes:
- a CDS encoding L-threonylcarbamoyladenylate synthase produces MARYLDVHPDNPQPRLLAQIVDALNDDQLIAYPTDSGYALGSRLGNRDGRDRILRIRGLDDRHHFTLMCKDFSQLGQLVHVDNSAFRAIRAATPGPYTFILPGTPEVPRRLLHPKKKTVGVRIPDHTVVQALLELLGEPLLSSTLILPGEDEPRTLGWDVKEELDHQVDLVVEAGETPAEPTTVIDWSDGAPEIIRRGAGDPGRFEA; encoded by the coding sequence GTGGCCAGGTACCTCGACGTCCACCCGGACAACCCGCAGCCCCGGCTGCTGGCGCAGATCGTGGACGCGCTGAACGACGACCAGCTGATCGCCTACCCGACGGACTCCGGCTACGCGCTCGGCTCGCGGCTCGGCAACCGCGACGGCCGGGACCGGATCCTGCGGATCCGCGGCCTCGACGACCGCCACCACTTCACGCTGATGTGCAAGGACTTCTCCCAGCTCGGTCAGCTGGTGCACGTCGACAACTCGGCCTTCCGGGCGATCCGGGCCGCGACCCCCGGGCCGTACACGTTCATCCTCCCGGGCACGCCCGAGGTCCCGCGCCGGCTGCTGCACCCGAAGAAGAAGACGGTGGGGGTGCGGATCCCCGACCACACCGTCGTGCAGGCGCTGCTGGAGCTGCTGGGCGAGCCGCTGCTCAGCAGCACCCTGATCCTGCCGGGCGAGGACGAGCCGCGGACCCTCGGCTGGGACGTCAAGGAGGAGCTGGACCACCAGGTGGACCTGGTCGTCGAGGCGGGGGAGACCCCGGCCGAGCCGACCACCGTCATCGACTGGTCGGACGGGGCCCCGGAGATCATCCGCCGGGGTGCAGGTGACCCGGGGCGTTTCGAGGCCTGA
- a CDS encoding exodeoxyribonuclease VII small subunit, whose protein sequence is MPESAASEQKPSYEEAREELVDVVRRLEAGGTTLEESLALWERGEKLSTWCQEWLDGARQRLDAAVAADED, encoded by the coding sequence GTGCCTGAATCCGCAGCGTCCGAGCAGAAGCCGTCGTACGAAGAGGCCCGCGAGGAGCTCGTCGACGTGGTCCGCCGGCTCGAGGCCGGCGGCACCACCCTGGAGGAGTCGCTCGCACTGTGGGAGCGCGGCGAGAAGCTCTCCACCTGGTGCCAGGAGTGGCTCGACGGCGCCCGTCAGCGGCTCGACGCAGCTGTCGCGGCCGACGAGGACTGA
- a CDS encoding DUF6542 domain-containing protein encodes MSGKTLWEQGHEPGRQMVTLGIAAALTVVALDLLLTGRVSVLFDIAFVALSTALALLVRPRDFFTVGVLPPLVMVVVFTLLAATRPGAVAHPDDSVVQALISGLSSHSLALVLGYALCLVCLALRQRALDQHGRLVRPRNAPGHLHPGG; translated from the coding sequence GTGAGCGGCAAGACGCTCTGGGAGCAGGGCCACGAGCCCGGCCGGCAGATGGTCACGCTCGGAATCGCCGCCGCGCTCACGGTCGTCGCCCTCGACCTGCTGCTCACCGGCCGGGTCAGCGTCCTCTTCGACATCGCGTTCGTCGCCCTCTCGACCGCCCTAGCCCTGTTGGTGCGGCCCCGCGACTTCTTCACCGTCGGCGTGCTGCCGCCGCTGGTGATGGTGGTGGTCTTCACGCTGCTCGCGGCCACCCGTCCGGGCGCCGTCGCGCATCCCGACGACAGCGTCGTCCAGGCCCTCATCTCGGGCCTGTCGAGCCACTCCCTCGCCCTGGTGCTCGGCTACGCGCTGTGCCTGGTCTGCCTCGCGCTGCGACAGCGCGCGCTCGACCAGCACGGTCGCCTGGTCAGGCCTCGAAACGCCCCGGGTCACCTGCACCCCGGCGGATGA
- a CDS encoding 4-hydroxy-3-methylbut-2-enyl diphosphate reductase, with amino-acid sequence MTTDMGMPPILSPDDAEKAVLLAAPRGYCAGVDRAVVTVEQALELYGSPVYVRKQIVHNKHVVSDLESRGAIFVEELDEVPAGETVVFSAHGVSPEVHRQAAERDLKTIDATCPLVTKVHHEAKRFAEDDYDILLIGHAGHEEVEGTAGEAPDHIQLVQSPADVPNIVVRDASRVAWLSQTTLSVDETLETVAAIRERFPELLDPPSDDICYATQNRQLAVKEISPDADLVIVVGSGNSSNSVRLVEVALEAGAKSSYRVDDASEIDEAWLDGVRTVSVTSGASVPEALVEGVLAFLAERGYPDAKAVHSAEESLIFSLPKELRRDLKAAAAAARA; translated from the coding sequence ATGACGACCGACATGGGTATGCCGCCGATCCTGTCGCCGGACGACGCCGAGAAGGCCGTCCTGCTGGCGGCTCCGCGGGGCTACTGCGCCGGTGTCGACCGGGCCGTCGTGACCGTGGAGCAGGCGCTGGAGCTCTACGGCTCGCCCGTCTACGTCCGCAAGCAGATCGTCCACAACAAGCACGTCGTATCCGACCTGGAGTCGCGGGGCGCGATCTTCGTCGAGGAGCTCGACGAGGTGCCGGCCGGTGAGACCGTCGTCTTCTCCGCCCACGGCGTGTCGCCCGAGGTGCACCGCCAGGCCGCCGAGCGCGACCTGAAGACCATCGACGCCACCTGCCCGCTGGTGACGAAGGTGCACCACGAGGCGAAGCGCTTCGCAGAGGACGACTACGACATCCTGCTCATCGGCCACGCGGGCCACGAGGAGGTCGAGGGCACCGCCGGCGAGGCACCCGACCACATCCAGCTGGTGCAGAGCCCGGCCGACGTCCCGAACATCGTCGTGCGCGACGCCTCCCGGGTCGCCTGGCTCTCGCAGACCACGCTCTCGGTCGACGAGACCCTGGAGACCGTCGCCGCGATCCGGGAGCGCTTCCCCGAGCTGCTCGACCCGCCCAGCGACGACATCTGCTACGCCACCCAGAACCGCCAGCTGGCGGTCAAGGAGATCTCCCCGGACGCCGACCTGGTGATCGTGGTCGGGTCGGGCAACTCCTCCAACTCCGTCCGGCTGGTCGAGGTCGCCCTGGAGGCCGGGGCGAAGTCGTCGTACCGCGTGGACGACGCGAGCGAGATCGACGAGGCCTGGCTCGACGGGGTCCGGACCGTGAGCGTCACCTCGGGCGCGAGCGTCCCGGAGGCGCTCGTCGAGGGGGTGCTGGCGTTCCTCGCCGAACGGGGCTATCCCGACGCGAAGGCCGTGCACAGCGCCGAGGAGTCCCTCATCTTCTCGTTGCCCAAGGAGCTGCGTCGCGACCTGAAGGCCGCCGCCGCGGCGGCCCGGGCCTGA
- a CDS encoding ABC transporter permease gives MTSQRQVGVPAWIYLPALLGAVLVLLPLVGMLSRVDWASFVDLVTSDSALTALGLSLRTSTVSTLLCVLVGVPMAVVLARTSFSGQGVFRSLVLLPMVLPPVVGGIALLYTFGRRGLLGAELDALGVQVAFSTIAVVLAQTFVSLPFLVVSLEGALRSAGQRYEVVAASLGASPTTVFRRVTLPLVLPGLISGATLAFARSLGEFGATITFAGSLEGTTRTLPLYIYQLRVTDPDAAVAMSLVLVVVAVAVIGFARPGRGTA, from the coding sequence GTGACCAGCCAGCGGCAGGTCGGCGTACCCGCCTGGATCTACCTGCCGGCGCTGCTCGGTGCCGTCCTGGTGCTGCTGCCGCTGGTCGGCATGCTCAGCCGGGTCGACTGGGCGAGCTTCGTCGACCTGGTCACCTCCGACTCCGCCCTGACCGCTCTCGGGCTGAGCCTGCGCACGTCGACGGTGAGCACGCTGCTGTGCGTGCTCGTCGGCGTGCCGATGGCGGTCGTACTGGCCCGCACCTCGTTCAGCGGGCAGGGGGTGTTCCGGTCCCTCGTGCTGCTGCCGATGGTGCTGCCCCCGGTGGTCGGCGGCATCGCGCTGCTCTACACCTTCGGCCGCCGCGGGCTGCTCGGAGCCGAGCTCGACGCCCTCGGCGTCCAGGTCGCGTTCTCGACGATCGCGGTGGTGCTGGCCCAGACCTTCGTGTCCCTGCCGTTCCTGGTCGTCAGCCTGGAGGGCGCCCTGCGCAGCGCCGGCCAGCGCTACGAGGTCGTCGCCGCCTCGCTCGGCGCCTCCCCCACCACGGTCTTCCGTCGGGTCACGCTGCCGCTGGTGCTGCCCGGCCTGATCTCGGGCGCGACCCTCGCCTTCGCCCGCTCTCTCGGCGAGTTCGGGGCCACGATCACCTTCGCCGGCAGCCTGGAGGGCACCACCAGGACGCTGCCGCTGTACATCTACCAGCTCCGGGTCACCGACCCCGACGCCGCCGTGGCCATGTCCCTGGTGCTGGTCGTGGTCGCGGTCGCGGTGATCGGCTTCGCGCGCCCGGGTCGGGGCACGGCATGA
- a CDS encoding exodeoxyribonuclease III yields MRLATWNVNSLRSRIDRVEAFLDRHQVDVLALQETKAREDQLPLMGLQSMGYDVAAAGVSQWNGVAIVSRVGLEDVQVGFEGMPGYGDPVAPEARAIGATCGGVRVWSLYVPNGRKPDDPHYVYKLDWLARLRDAAQEWTGGDTALVGDWNVAPLDEDVFDVKQFAKSTHVTPPERAAFQRFLDDGYVDVVRPHTPGPDVYTYWDYYRQRFERNRGLRIDFVLGSPSFAGRVTGAFIDTDERDPAQGSGPPSDHAPVIVDLAD; encoded by the coding sequence GTGCGCCTCGCGACCTGGAACGTCAACTCCCTCCGCTCCCGGATCGACCGCGTCGAGGCGTTCCTCGACCGCCACCAGGTCGACGTCCTCGCCCTCCAGGAGACCAAGGCCCGCGAGGACCAGCTCCCGCTGATGGGCCTCCAGTCGATGGGGTACGACGTCGCCGCGGCCGGGGTGAGCCAGTGGAACGGCGTCGCGATCGTCAGCCGGGTGGGCCTGGAGGACGTCCAGGTCGGCTTCGAGGGGATGCCCGGCTACGGCGATCCGGTGGCCCCCGAGGCGCGCGCGATCGGGGCGACCTGCGGCGGCGTACGAGTCTGGAGCCTCTACGTCCCCAACGGCCGCAAGCCCGACGACCCGCACTACGTCTACAAGCTCGACTGGCTGGCCCGGCTACGCGACGCCGCACAGGAGTGGACCGGCGGCGACACCGCGCTGGTCGGCGACTGGAACGTCGCCCCACTCGACGAGGACGTCTTCGACGTCAAGCAGTTCGCGAAGTCGACGCACGTGACCCCGCCGGAGCGGGCGGCGTTCCAGCGCTTCCTCGACGACGGGTACGTCGACGTCGTCCGCCCCCACACGCCCGGCCCGGACGTCTACACCTACTGGGACTACTACCGGCAGCGGTTCGAGCGGAACCGCGGGCTGCGGATCGACTTCGTGCTCGGCTCGCCGTCGTTCGCGGGCCGGGTCACCGGCGCGTTCATCGACACCGACGAGCGCGACCCCGCCCAGGGCTCCGGCCCGCCGTCCGACCACGCCCCGGTGATCGTCGACCTGGCCGACTGA
- a CDS encoding DNA recombination protein RmuC, whose product METLTALLILLVGLALGALLGVLWARSRPQHVQAIGQGMVDQAEVMQGLDRLSDQLADLDHQRSSWQGQLHQQVQDMRLSTETLRRETHALSTALRKPQVRGRWGELHLRRAVELAGLVDRCDFDEQVRLEDGALRPDLVVRLVGGRSVVVDAKVPLDAYLDATSADDDERPAHLARHARQLRTHIDQLSAKGYWRSLPETPEFVVLFLPAESFLAAALETDGSLIEHAAARQIVLATPTTLIALLRTVAHGWTHEALADQAREIHRLGRDLHTRLGTLGGHLDLVGRSLNAAVGHYNSAVGSLESRVLVAARRFSDLAVTDAPLPTPRAVELRAVDRRAAPDEPGAGPTVGWEKEAR is encoded by the coding sequence ATGGAGACCCTCACCGCCCTCCTCATCCTGCTCGTCGGGCTCGCCCTGGGCGCGCTGCTCGGCGTGCTGTGGGCGCGCTCGCGGCCGCAGCACGTGCAGGCGATCGGCCAGGGGATGGTCGACCAGGCCGAGGTGATGCAGGGGCTCGACCGGCTCAGCGACCAGCTGGCCGACCTCGACCACCAGCGCTCGAGCTGGCAGGGCCAGCTTCACCAGCAGGTGCAGGACATGCGCCTCTCGACCGAGACCCTGCGCCGCGAGACCCACGCGCTGAGCACCGCGCTGCGCAAGCCGCAGGTGCGGGGGCGCTGGGGCGAGCTGCACCTGCGGCGGGCCGTGGAGCTGGCGGGCCTGGTGGACCGCTGCGACTTCGACGAGCAGGTCCGCCTCGAGGACGGCGCCCTCCGCCCCGATCTCGTCGTCCGGCTGGTCGGCGGGCGCAGCGTGGTGGTCGATGCCAAGGTCCCCCTCGACGCCTACCTGGACGCCACCTCGGCCGACGACGACGAGCGGCCCGCGCACCTCGCGCGCCACGCCCGCCAGCTCCGCACCCACATCGACCAGCTCTCGGCGAAGGGCTACTGGCGCTCGCTGCCCGAGACTCCGGAGTTCGTGGTCCTCTTCCTGCCCGCCGAGTCCTTCCTGGCCGCGGCACTGGAGACCGACGGCTCCCTGATCGAGCACGCCGCGGCCCGCCAGATCGTGCTCGCGACGCCGACCACCCTGATCGCACTGCTGCGCACCGTCGCCCACGGCTGGACCCACGAGGCACTGGCCGACCAGGCTCGCGAGATCCACCGCCTGGGCCGCGACCTGCACACCCGGCTCGGCACCCTCGGGGGCCACCTCGACCTGGTCGGGCGGTCGCTCAACGCGGCGGTGGGTCACTACAACTCCGCGGTGGGCTCCCTGGAGTCGCGGGTGCTCGTCGCGGCCCGCCGGTTCAGCGACCTGGCGGTCACCGACGCCCCGCTCCCCACCCCCCGGGCGGTGGAGCTGCGGGCGGTCGACCGGCGCGCCGCCCCCGACGAGCCCGGCGCCGGCCCTACCGTGGGCTGGGAGAAGGAGGCGCGGTGA
- the xseA gene encoding exodeoxyribonuclease VII large subunit gives MALETSPQAPAPVRQIANAIASWVDRLGAVWVEGQVAQISRRPGVGTVFLTLRDTVADISVPLTCSRTYFDGLNPPLVEGASVVVHAKPSYYANRGTMSLYAREIRMVGLGELLAQLERRRQLLAAEGLFSAELKRPLPFLPGCIGLVTAPNSAAERDVLENTRRRWPAVRFEVAYAAMQGTRSAAEVMEALERLDRHPDVEVIVIARGGGSVEDLLPFSDEGLVRAVARTRTPVVSAIGHEPDGPLLDLVADVRASTPTDAAKLIVPDVLDELRGVAWARDQVRAGLRRILDREQAGLDSLRSRPALADPRNLLDVRLDEVYALRARARRTLGHALDRAADDVGHQRARARALSPLATLQRGYAVLQDADGHVLTSVADVAAGDAVSVRVADGRVHATTTTTEQLEDPRA, from the coding sequence ATGGCCCTGGAGACCTCACCACAGGCACCGGCCCCGGTCCGGCAGATCGCCAACGCGATCGCCAGCTGGGTCGACCGGCTCGGCGCGGTGTGGGTCGAGGGGCAGGTCGCGCAGATCAGCCGCCGCCCCGGCGTCGGCACGGTGTTCCTGACGCTGCGCGACACGGTCGCCGACATCTCGGTGCCGCTCACCTGCTCGCGCACCTACTTCGACGGCCTCAACCCGCCGCTGGTCGAGGGCGCGAGCGTGGTCGTGCACGCGAAGCCGTCGTACTACGCCAACCGCGGGACGATGTCGCTCTACGCCCGCGAGATTCGGATGGTCGGCCTCGGCGAGCTGCTGGCCCAGCTGGAGCGGCGCCGCCAGCTGCTGGCTGCCGAGGGGCTGTTCTCGGCCGAGCTGAAGCGCCCGCTGCCGTTCCTTCCCGGGTGCATCGGCCTGGTCACGGCGCCCAACTCGGCCGCCGAGCGCGACGTCCTGGAGAACACCCGCCGTCGCTGGCCCGCCGTCCGCTTCGAGGTCGCGTACGCCGCGATGCAGGGCACCCGGTCGGCAGCTGAGGTGATGGAGGCGCTGGAGCGACTGGACCGCCACCCCGACGTGGAGGTGATCGTGATCGCGCGCGGCGGCGGCTCCGTCGAGGACCTGCTGCCGTTCTCCGACGAGGGGCTGGTCCGCGCGGTCGCCCGCACCCGCACCCCCGTGGTGTCGGCGATCGGCCACGAGCCCGACGGCCCGCTGCTCGACCTGGTCGCCGACGTGCGCGCCTCGACACCCACCGACGCGGCGAAGCTGATCGTCCCCGACGTGCTGGACGAGCTCCGCGGCGTCGCCTGGGCGCGCGACCAGGTCCGCGCGGGCCTGCGCCGGATCCTCGACCGCGAGCAGGCCGGCCTCGATTCGCTCCGCTCCCGGCCCGCGCTGGCCGACCCGCGCAACCTCCTCGACGTCCGGCTCGACGAGGTGTACGCCCTGCGCGCCCGGGCCCGCCGCACCCTCGGCCACGCGCTCGACCGGGCCGCCGACGACGTCGGCCACCAGCGTGCCCGGGCCCGGGCCCTCTCGCCGCTCGCCACCCTGCAGCGCGGGTACGCCGTGCTGCAGGACGCCGACGGCCACGTGCTCACCTCGGTCGCCGACGTGGCGGCCGGCGACGCGGTCAGCGTCCGGGTCGCCGACGGCCGGGTGCACGCCACGACCACCACCACCGAGCAGCTGGAGGACCCCCGTGCCTGA
- a CDS encoding DUF4245 family protein, whose product MSESEEKPGRYQRTTGGLIGSMIVAVVVVLGVVVFRETFRDTPEIEPEPVDYLPAVVALQESGRQVAYPPELPDGWMVTGVDIERGQRPGWSLAMLTDDDKYVGLRQRDEDIDTLVEEHIDADATEGDPVELDSALASEWATFSDEGGDHGYATTITTDAGEESLLVYGSAPPADLEALIGLLTLDPAAPAQS is encoded by the coding sequence GTGAGCGAGTCCGAGGAGAAGCCGGGCCGCTACCAGCGGACCACCGGCGGCCTGATCGGGTCGATGATCGTGGCGGTGGTGGTGGTCCTCGGCGTCGTGGTTTTCCGCGAGACCTTCCGCGACACCCCCGAGATCGAGCCCGAGCCGGTCGACTACCTGCCCGCCGTCGTCGCCCTCCAGGAGTCAGGACGGCAGGTCGCCTACCCGCCCGAGCTGCCCGACGGCTGGATGGTCACCGGCGTCGACATCGAGCGCGGGCAGCGACCCGGCTGGAGCCTGGCGATGCTCACCGACGACGACAAGTACGTCGGGCTTCGCCAGCGCGACGAGGACATCGACACCCTGGTCGAGGAGCACATCGACGCGGACGCGACCGAGGGTGACCCGGTCGAGCTCGACAGCGCGCTCGCGTCCGAGTGGGCGACGTTCTCCGACGAGGGCGGCGACCACGGGTACGCCACCACGATCACCACCGACGCCGGCGAGGAGTCGCTGCTCGTCTACGGCTCCGCGCCTCCCGCGGACCTCGAGGCGCTGATCGGGCTGCTGACGCTCGACCCGGCCGCTCCCGCCCAGAGCTAG
- a CDS encoding SDR family oxidoreductase — protein MDAPLTGKVAVVTGGSRGLGRATAQLLGSAGATVVIGALPGDGVDQAVAELRAAGIRAEGLDIDVADLLQVEALRDAALALGSLDIWVNNAGTGSPYGPSHLLDPTDFERVLDANVRGVFNGTRTAVHAMLVQGSGHVVNVWGRGSDKPVAMQNAYASSKAWNRMFTRAVRQEIAGKGVRIHGFDPGLVRTDLLGQVTVMPGMQERVRALPVVVALWGQAPDVAARPILDLVTSTRSGDFEDLTTGRVIGRGLRSVLRGDVRRSRRMPLTVTVQGA, from the coding sequence ATGGACGCACCGCTCACCGGCAAGGTCGCCGTCGTCACGGGCGGCAGCCGCGGGCTGGGCCGAGCGACCGCCCAGCTGCTCGGCTCGGCGGGCGCCACGGTCGTGATCGGCGCGCTCCCCGGCGACGGGGTCGACCAGGCGGTGGCCGAGCTGCGCGCGGCCGGCATCCGCGCGGAAGGTCTCGACATCGACGTCGCGGACCTGCTCCAGGTCGAGGCCCTGCGCGACGCCGCGCTGGCACTGGGCAGCCTGGACATCTGGGTCAACAACGCCGGGACCGGGAGCCCGTACGGGCCTTCGCACCTGCTGGACCCGACCGACTTCGAGCGGGTGCTGGACGCGAACGTCCGGGGGGTCTTCAACGGCACCCGCACGGCCGTGCACGCGATGCTGGTGCAGGGCAGCGGGCACGTGGTCAACGTGTGGGGGAGGGGCTCGGACAAGCCGGTGGCGATGCAGAACGCCTATGCCTCCTCCAAGGCCTGGAACCGGATGTTCACCCGGGCGGTGCGCCAGGAGATCGCCGGCAAGGGCGTGCGCATCCACGGCTTCGACCCCGGACTGGTCCGCACCGACCTGCTCGGCCAGGTCACGGTGATGCCGGGGATGCAGGAGCGGGTCCGGGCGCTGCCGGTCGTGGTCGCGCTGTGGGGTCAGGCCCCGGACGTGGCGGCCCGGCCGATCCTGGACCTGGTGACGAGCACCCGCAGCGGCGACTTCGAGGACCTCACCACGGGTCGTGTGATCGGGCGCGGCCTGCGCTCGGTCCTGCGTGGCGACGTACGACGCAGTCGGCGGATGCCGCTCACCGTCACGGTCCAGGGGGCCTGA
- a CDS encoding helix-turn-helix transcriptional regulator has product MMTYRIAEAAELLGVSDDTMRRWTEAGRVASTTEAGRTVIPGADLAALAESLADHPDRDATRAAAVSARNRLAGIVTKVTKDTVMAQVDLICGPYRMVSLMSTEAAEELGLAPGVRAIASVKSTNVVVERP; this is encoded by the coding sequence GTGATGACGTACCGGATCGCGGAGGCCGCCGAGCTGCTCGGCGTCAGCGACGACACGATGAGGCGCTGGACCGAGGCCGGCCGGGTCGCCTCGACCACCGAGGCCGGCCGCACGGTCATCCCCGGGGCCGACCTCGCCGCGCTCGCCGAGTCGCTCGCCGACCACCCCGACCGCGACGCCACCCGCGCCGCCGCGGTCAGCGCCCGCAACCGGCTGGCCGGGATCGTCACCAAGGTCACCAAGGACACCGTGATGGCGCAGGTCGACCTGATCTGCGGCCCCTACCGGATGGTCTCGCTGATGAGCACCGAGGCCGCCGAGGAGCTCGGCCTCGCGCCCGGCGTACGGGCGATCGCCTCCGTCAAGTCCACCAACGTCGTCGTGGAGCGTCCCTGA
- the modA gene encoding molybdate ABC transporter substrate-binding protein, translating into MRRALLALLLPLTACGAGDGSDGGDDVTLTVYAAASLTATFEQLAEDFEAEHDGVAVELSFGGSADLVTQLKEGAQADVFASAATKNMDDLVSAELTAAEPRDFATNVLEIAVPPGNPAGVTSFQDLAGDLNLVVCAPEVPCGAAAQQVAEAAGVTLAPVSEEQSVTDVLAKVTSGEADAGLVYITDVIAAGGDVEGIEFPEAADVVNTYPIAAVAGSDEADLAQEFVDFVLGETGRSVLQAAGFGQP; encoded by the coding sequence ATGAGGCGGGCCCTGCTCGCCCTGCTCCTGCCGCTCACCGCCTGTGGGGCCGGCGACGGCTCCGATGGCGGGGACGACGTCACCCTGACCGTGTACGCCGCCGCCTCGCTCACCGCGACCTTCGAGCAGCTCGCCGAGGACTTCGAGGCCGAGCACGACGGCGTCGCGGTGGAGCTGAGCTTCGGCGGCTCCGCCGACCTGGTCACCCAGTTGAAGGAGGGCGCGCAGGCCGACGTCTTCGCCTCGGCAGCGACCAAGAACATGGACGATCTGGTCTCCGCCGAGCTGACCGCCGCCGAGCCCCGGGACTTCGCCACCAACGTCCTCGAGATCGCGGTGCCGCCCGGCAACCCGGCCGGCGTGACGTCCTTCCAGGATCTCGCCGGCGACCTCAACCTGGTGGTGTGCGCCCCCGAGGTGCCGTGCGGCGCCGCGGCCCAGCAGGTCGCCGAGGCCGCCGGCGTCACGCTGGCGCCGGTCAGCGAGGAGCAGTCCGTGACCGACGTGCTGGCCAAGGTGACCTCCGGCGAGGCCGACGCCGGCCTCGTCTACATCACCGACGTGATCGCCGCCGGCGGCGACGTGGAGGGCATCGAGTTCCCCGAGGCGGCCGACGTGGTCAACACCTACCCGATCGCCGCGGTCGCCGGCAGCGACGAGGCCGACCTGGCCCAGGAGTTCGTCGACTTCGTGCTCGGCGAGACCGGCCGATCGGTTCTTCAGGCCGCCGGCTTCGGGCAGCCGTAG
- a CDS encoding CDP-alcohol phosphatidyltransferase family protein, with the protein MLNKLAAWSVHAYTAVGSVLALLMVHFSYEGEIETVLWLFLVAMVVDGTDGFLARHFRVKEVVPQIDGALLDNIVDYLTYAFAPMVLLWANGYLPDGPAGGVVACIPLVASCYQFCRSDAKTEDHFFLGFPSYWNVVAFYVIVFGFGTAPTVVLLMVFAVLVFVPVKYVYPSRTADLWYLNMTAATLWLVAFGVITAHLPDAPDWLTVLSLAYVAYYVVVSLWLTFRARPAAGRAARHAPAEAEPDPAA; encoded by the coding sequence GTGCTGAACAAGCTTGCCGCGTGGTCGGTCCACGCCTACACCGCCGTCGGGTCGGTGCTGGCACTGCTGATGGTGCACTTCTCCTACGAGGGGGAGATCGAGACCGTCCTGTGGCTGTTCCTGGTCGCGATGGTGGTCGACGGGACCGACGGCTTCCTGGCCCGGCACTTCCGGGTGAAGGAGGTGGTGCCCCAGATCGACGGCGCCCTGCTGGACAACATCGTCGACTACCTCACCTACGCCTTCGCGCCGATGGTGCTGCTCTGGGCCAACGGCTACCTGCCCGACGGCCCGGCCGGCGGGGTCGTGGCGTGCATCCCGCTGGTGGCCTCGTGCTACCAGTTCTGCCGCAGCGACGCGAAGACCGAGGACCACTTCTTCCTGGGCTTCCCGTCGTACTGGAACGTCGTGGCGTTCTACGTCATCGTCTTCGGGTTCGGTACGGCGCCGACCGTGGTGCTGCTGATGGTCTTCGCGGTGCTGGTCTTCGTGCCGGTGAAGTACGTCTACCCGTCCCGCACCGCGGACCTGTGGTACCTCAACATGACCGCCGCGACCCTGTGGCTGGTCGCCTTCGGCGTCATCACCGCGCACCTGCCCGACGCGCCGGACTGGCTGACGGTGCTCTCGCTGGCCTACGTCGCCTACTACGTCGTCGTCAGCCTGTGGCTCACCTTCCGGGCCCGTCCGGCAGCCGGTCGAGCAGCTCGCCACGCCCCTGCCGAAGCCGAGCCCGACCCCGCCGCGTAA
- a CDS encoding MOSC N-terminal beta barrel domain-containing protein, producing the protein MPYLSSIHRFPVKSCRGESVDAAVVEPWGLAGDRRWMVVDEAGEVITVREVNRLVLVHPALTGDGLVVTAPDLPRLGVAIPDPATQTPVSLWGSRLTAAPAGPEADAWFGKALGRPARLVHLDDPTRRATSPAFSEPGDRVSLADGYPLLVASESSLAALNDVVAERSEGAHPPLPMTRFRPNVVVAGAEAWAEDDWRRIRIGDAVFRAVKGCARCVITTVDPETGERGKEPIATLARIRRWDGATWFGVNLVPDNADVTIRVGDEVEVLESVQPGGGPIRPRA; encoded by the coding sequence ATGCCGTACCTGTCCTCGATCCACCGCTTCCCGGTCAAGTCCTGCCGCGGCGAGTCCGTCGACGCGGCCGTGGTCGAGCCCTGGGGCCTGGCCGGCGACCGGCGCTGGATGGTGGTCGACGAGGCCGGGGAGGTGATCACCGTCCGCGAGGTGAACCGGCTGGTGCTGGTGCACCCCGCGCTCACCGGCGACGGGCTGGTCGTGACGGCCCCCGACCTGCCCCGGCTGGGCGTCGCGATCCCGGACCCGGCCACCCAGACCCCCGTGTCGCTCTGGGGGTCGCGGCTCACGGCCGCCCCCGCCGGTCCGGAGGCGGACGCGTGGTTCGGCAAGGCGCTCGGCCGGCCGGCCCGGCTGGTCCACCTCGACGACCCGACGCGTCGTGCGACGAGCCCGGCGTTCAGCGAGCCCGGCGACCGGGTGTCGCTCGCCGACGGCTACCCGCTCCTGGTCGCCAGCGAGTCGTCCCTCGCCGCCCTCAACGACGTCGTGGCGGAGCGTTCGGAGGGCGCGCACCCTCCGCTGCCGATGACCCGCTTCCGGCCCAACGTCGTCGTGGCCGGCGCCGAGGCGTGGGCCGAGGACGACTGGCGCCGGATCCGGATCGGCGACGCCGTCTTCCGCGCGGTCAAGGGCTGTGCGCGCTGCGTGATCACGACTGTCGACCCCGAGACGGGGGAGCGGGGGAAGGAGCCGATCGCCACGCTCGCCCGGATCCGGCGATGGGACGGCGCGACCTGGTTCGGGGTCAACCTGGTGCCCGACAACGCCGACGTGACCATCCGGGTGGGCGACGAGGTGGAGGTGCTGGAGTCGGTCCAGCCGGGCGGTGGACCGATCCGTCCGCGCGCCTGA